The genomic stretch CTCCCTGTACAACCGTTGAAGACGACCTGCAGATGCTAACCGAGAGCTCTGCTCCTCCTGCGTAACCGACGACGGAGAGCTCTGCCCCTCCTGCGGTCACCCTCTTCACAGTGAAAGGAGAAGAAGTCAAGATTCGCTTGCGAAGAATGCAAGCTACGATAGAGATTGAACCTCCTCTGCCTCTGGAACCGTAcgattccttccccatcttcatCCCGTGAACCCTAGATTGGTCGATCTATTGCTCATCTCGTGAACCATACGGAAGATTCGTACGATTCGTGCAGAGATTCGTATGGTTTCTGAAGAAATTCTCACATCCAAAGATAAAAGCCTTTTTTCCCCGCAAATCTGAACAGCAAACCATTCCTCTGACTCTGTTTGAAGTTCGGCTAAGAATCCAAACCGTAAGCAGCCAACAGGAGATCTCGGTAAgtgatttttttcatattggaTTTATAAGTTTGGCCACTGCTTTTgttcgatttagggtttttttttcttctaattctccATTAAGATTGGTATTGAATTTCATCTATGGGTTCATCTATGGATTTCACAGTCGAACTTGTAATTCTCGATTTAGGGTTCATCTATGGCTTTCACAGTGCACAGCCATCTTAAAAAGATGCTTAAGTTCACAACTGCCTCCACCTCCCTTATTAGCTTCAAAGGCATGAAACTGCTTCAGATTTTGAGTTTGATAACAGGTGGACTTGTGTTCATTGATCCATCTCTTATATGCGAATTTACTCAATGAATTGAAGTGGGTTATTGGTACTTATGAATATTATTGCTTGCATTGTTATTTCTCATTTCTCCTTCTATAGCTCATGCACTTCACTtgttctagagagagaaagaacaagAACAGGGAACATGAGCTTGATTAGCCTATTCATAACCTTTCCTACAACCTGAATGACTACTCTTATTACTATTTAGAAAGAAACTAAACAATCCTACTGACATAAGAGAACATTGGAGTCTTGTAACTATCAACTATTGTGGTAATCCCCACCTTGTGTTTCTATCTCATCCATTCACTGTTTAGAGATTCTTGGAAACTCTATCAGTTAAGCTTATCCTTCTAAGTGGATATTTGGTCAAACAGATGTGCTATGAAAGGACCATTGGGACCATCTGATGCATCTTTGGATCATCCGTGGATGCCTTTTAACTAATATAGACACTTGGTTAGGCAAACAGGCTTTCAGCCCAACTTTCAGAAACTGATTTGTGCCTAATTAAGGTCTGCTCTCTTCTTTGAAAAAGGGCTAACAAGACCAGCTGGGAACTATGGGTTTAAATCATTTTAGGTTTGTTTAATTTAGGAAGTTAACAGCGGGTAGTGCCCAAGACTGACCTATGTTTGGACCAGGTTACAATGAAGGGTGATCTTGGGTTGCTCACTTTAAAGATCCAGTCTCCATTCAGTTTTGTATAGTCCTAATTAGTGAAGACAAAATTATTGGTAATCCAACTTTGATAGTGAGACTTGAGTTTTCAAGTTTTATTGAGTTCAATGTCTAGTGTCTATGGAAGTTGTCATGTTTATCATCTCGAATTCTGCTATGATGGTAGCAAAGGAAAAGGGGTTTGTACAGTATGATATGACCCTTTATCGATCCTACTTGAAAGAGTAAATATATGTACCATTGTCTTGTTATGTAAGAAAGTGAGATAGGGGCACTTTTTTTCATGTTAGGGCTTTTGGGCGAGAGTTTCTTACTGTGATTTAGGTGTTCTTAAGATATGggcacttttttttcttcctattttgctaaatatttttattcctatttctttgaattttttttttcatgttcttgTCTGTGTTTGAATGTGTTACTTTCCCTCTAATGATTGTTCAGAGATATGAGATCCCCAAgatccccaacccccaaaagtAGTACTATAATCTGGAATGAAGCAGAGCTAAGATCATTCATCAATCTCATGGTTGATAATGTCCGAAACGGATTGAAGACAAACTCAACATTCACAAAGGTTGGTTGGGACAACATTACAAAAGGGCTTGAAGCCGAATTCAAAAGGCCCTTTGCGAAAGTACAACTGCGTAACAAGATGAATAAGTTACGCAAGGAGTACAACAGCTTCAGGGCTTTGTTAGAAACAACTGGTTTCGGATGGGATGCGAATGCTCGGACTGCCACAGCTGATGATTCAGTATGGGAATCTGCTATTCAGGTATGAATAGGATCTTTGGTTTATAGAACGGTTTTTtgtcaatttttgaaaaaaatgtgatgattaattgaaaatattttgaataacAGGGAAACAAGGATTGGGCAAAGTATAGAAGAAATGGTCTCCCCATGTGGCCAGAGTTGTTAGAGATCTTCTCCGACTCTAGTGCCCATGGGGATAGAGGTCTGTCACAGGCAACAGTTGTAACTCCAACGTCAACTAACCTTGAATTTGATGATGATTTACATGACACTGATAATGATGACAGTGATGCTTGTACTGGGACACCCAACGGGTCAGCTCCTCCGAAGCGGCGACTTGATAGGACTCCTACGGATCGTAGGAGGAAGAGCCACACACGGACACTGACGAACTCCGCTGAGGACTTTAGAACCTTCGTCCGATGGAGGATGGAAAAGGGATCAACCTCTGCCACCTCAACAGTTACCCGACCACCTGACCCTATTGTTGATGGACCATATAGCATGATCAGCTGTCAAAAGCTACTGGACAGTTTGGAAGATATCCCGACGGATTTGTATGTGTTAGCGCAGCGTAAGATACACAGTGACCCTAGATGGCGCATGTCTTTTGTTGAAGTGAGACCTGACAGGAGGTTATGGATGCTACATGGTCTGAAGGAGTGAAAGTAACAGTTTCTGAATTGAATGGTTTGAAGGGAGCATGAATGAACAGAAatcttttgtttggattttatatgcCTCATATTGACTGACACACTTATGTCTTTTATCATActatggatgatgttgatgtttgaCTCatgttgctttgttttattttgattgcgTGTGCTTCATATTTACAGTAGTGGAGATGACTGTTTATGATTGTGAAATATTAtgctttttatcttattatgtgTTTCTTGATCAGCTTTGGGATATAAGATCATGTTAATTTCACTATATTAACAGGAAAGTAAGTAGTTGTCAATCATGACAATTTCAGGATGGATTGTTGCTTGTTAGTAGATTAGAATGCTATTAGATGGTACATTTATGGACTCTATTCCTTTGTATATTGAATGTGTCTATTCATACAGGGATGTCAAATCAATTTCCAACCGACATCACAGGGTCATCGTCAGacgatgatgacatggttatagTACACCAATTCCAAAACATTCTCAGTATGTATAGGATGAGAGAACCTCTGAATGATAGTAGTTACACAGGACCTGTTAGGGTAGCTGAGGTTCTTGCAGGTCATGCTGATGTGTGTTACCAAGAGTTTAGACTCGAGAGACATGTATTTCTCAACCTGCGAGACCGAATGGTACATAGAGGCTGGCTAGCGAACAGCCGTTTCATTCGAGTAGATGAGCAGCTAACGATGTTCCTCATGATAGTAGGTCAAGGTTTAAGTAATAGACAAATGCAACGGCGATTCAATCGTTCAGGACAGACGATTAGTGCTGTCTTCCACACGGTGTTGCAAGCAATGCTAAATTTGTCGCTAGAGAAGATCAGGCCACCAAATTTTGATGTGGTACCTCCAGAGATAACCAACAATCCAAAGTACTATCCATATTTCAAGATATCTGAGACTTCTGATGGTGATTATTTATTTCGATGTTTCCAATGAAATATCAATGCAATTTACACAATTATATGGACTAACTTATGTTCAACGGAAaataggattgcattggtgctaTTGATGGCACCCATATAAGTGTCATCGTACGTAGGTCGGAAGAGATACGTTATCGTAATCGAAAGGGTATGATCACACAGAATGTTATGTGTacatgttcatttgacatgcgattcacatttGTGTATGTGGGTTGGAAGGGTAGTGCACATGATGCAAGGGTATTGGATGCAGCAAGAACCAATGATAACTTAGGGTTTCCTCATCCCCCATCATGTAAAAATGTACTATGAACTTTTGTGTTGTATTTCCGCATATAGTAGACAGGGAATATAGATCTAATCCCATAAATGTTTCCATAATATTTGAAGGCAAATATTATATTGTTGACTCGGGCTACGCCAGTCAACTGGGGTACTTGGTGCCATTCCGAGGACAACAGTATCACTTGCAAGATTATGGTGAAGGTAGGCCTGGACCAAGGACAGCTAAGGAATTGTTCAATCACAGACATTCATCACTGCGGAATGTTATTGAGAGAACATTTGGtgtattgaaaaatagattccacatATTAAAAAGTATGAAGGCGTACGATATTGAAGATCAGTCAAGAATCGTGGTCGCTTGTTGTGGGATCCACAATTACATTAAGGAACAAGCTATTCAAGATCAGTTGTTCAATGAGCTTGGAAGTAAACAACAAATTGATGACCCAATGAATCCTGATACTCCTGCGTACCATGCTTCCGCATCTAATGTCTCCTAAAGACTATCTGCGAGACAAATGTCTATAGTGCGTCTTAATATAGCCAACCAATTGGCAATTTCAAGGAGAATGTCTACAATTTCGTTAAATTGATCCTGAACTTTTGCTAAATGAATTCATTATCTATTAAAAGGTAGACACAAAAATTAGGTCACCATTTTTCCTTCGAGTGTGTGTATAGGGTGTTAGTAAAAATACTTCTGTTCACTTCATAATGTTTACATTGGGATGACTTGTAATCTTTGTGCTGTACAGATGTCTTCCACTGACACAGCAATGGCAAGGTATGACTACTGTAATCATTTGTGCGATAAGTACACAACGAAAAATGGGCCTAATAGAGGAAGATCGTTCTTCAAATGCCCAAGGcataatgaatattttatgTGGGTAGATGAATTTCGCTTATGTGATTGTGGCAAGGGACAGTGCAAGGTACGCGTCGCGAAGACAGCAATGAACTTTAATCGTCGTTTCTGGTGTTGTCCTAAATCCAATGGggtataattattttattttattttttaatcggCATACTATTCGACCTATATTATCTAAATACATTTCAAAACTAAATTGATGAGTAATTGCAGCCCCTTGATCGAGGTTGTAAATTTTTTCGATGGATTTATGGAGACAGTAATTTGACAAGTGCACAGTCTTCCGATTGTGGAACAAGCAATTCAATGGTTGGAgctcagtcttctccatcagcaCCTTCCTCTGATTTTGTGAAAGGTTACTTGGAAAGAGCAATCAAAAGTGAAGAGGAGAAGTCTAGAGTACtgaaaaatgaaatggatgTATCTGAGGAAAAGCGAAGGATATATACCGATATCCTAGAGGCTATTAATAACATAGACATAAATAAAGGTGGTAGTTAGAGGATAATGACCAACTATTGGGAACTTGTAAGACATATGGCATACCCGGAATATTTGTATTTTAATCTACTATTATTGGTTGACATTTCTTGAGGAGTAAAATTATGATGTAAGTTCGAGATAAGGAAATTGGTAGTTGTATGTCTGATTAAAATGAAGGGTCATGAGTTTTTGAAGAAAGTAACAAAAGtggaattattttcattaaaatttcttataatCATATTCTGTCAAAAATGTTCCCAGAAAtagaatttatcaaacacctttttacccgtttctatttccagaaataAGAATTATCAAATacccttcttacctgtttctggaatagaaacagtaatttctgtttctgtcgtttcttgaaacagaaacagcagaagcgtTATCAAACGGCTTAAGTGTTTCTATAAATTCAGTGTCATCCTTAGTTGCATCGCTGTCTGCTGATCTTTCTCCGGCCACTTTGCACGCAGCAGCGGCAGCAGAGTCTGATCTGAGCATCGGAAtttgtttagagagagagagagagagagaagccatGGAATTCGGTTTTGAAGAGAAAGATTTCCTGGCGTGCTGTGGTAGTACTGCCTTCGCCAGGGAAATGGCTGCGATCGCCCCATTTGTTTCCTTCGAACAAGCCGTTGAAGCTGCGAGAGAGATATGGTTCAACAAGGTACTACTACAATCGTccgtcccccccccccccccttctgttgtatgtgtgtgtgtgtattttgAGGGTTTGGAGTTGGGTTTCGTGTTCTTCGCTGGAATTTGATGTTGAGTTGCtgttttttaattgattttgcaGGTTGATGTTAATGGCTGGCTTGAAGCATTTGCTGCCCATCCGCAGATTGGAGACTCAAAATCCGGGAACCAGAAAAGTGAAACCAGTGCACAGttgagttttttcttttccctaccTTATTGTTCTTACTGTCTCTCTGATGCTGGGTAGTCTTGGTTAAGCTGGAAACGGGTTGCTTCTTAAACTGAACGcccttttgtttaatttttctgGAAAAATTAGTGCCAGTGATATCTGTTTTTACCTGGGATGGATTATATTCTACGAATCATAGTAGGAATTTGCTTGTTTAGACTTACAAATTCTCCCCAACATTgaacttctttcttctttcttctatgcTAAATCATGATAGAAATCCATGTGTTGACGTGCGGTAGATTGCAGGCtgcttcattcaaatctgtAGTCTATGACTCTGCGTAGTAGTGGTTGTATTTGGCATGTCAGGTtctttggcatttttttttttttttatttagaactTTGACTTTTAGATTTCAAATTCAGTGAACATTTCCTCCTCCTCAGCGCTGAAAGAGGACTTATTTTTTAAGCCTTTAATTCTTTCTTGTACACCTGACTTTGTTTGTCTTCCAATCTGTTTCCAGTGTAATTTTGAAACCCTGGTGTTAGAGGTTGGCTTCTGTACATTTTTGAGATTGATATtgtaaaaattatattaaagatGAGGATGacaccaaaaataataataataatagtaataaaagGCACGAACAGAAAATGGCAAGTGAaccaaaggaaggaagaaaatgaaagagagaTGTTTAAGGCAGAGTAGGAAGTTTTCTCACTAGTCTATAATCTGTTGTGAACCCTTATAACTTCTAACTTATTCACTACCTTATTacttttatattcattttattCCACTCAATGGATGTAGCATCTTGATTTATGCAAGTTCTGTTATATTTCTGCTTTTATTTATCCTGCATTTAATTCTGGGTAGGTGGAGCAAAGGTGAGCAATCAACTGCATTAGCAACCGCTACTGATTCCACCTTACAGGTTTGCATACAGTATTTCTATAATATGTTTAAGCCATTTCTTTTTAGCACTAATGATCTTAATGCTGTCATATTTTTCGAAATTGACGGACTGACTAGAAGTTGGCTTTATTTTacttgccaaaaatagtatgctAACCTTGTTATTGTGTACCTTTTGGGAGGGGGGTTACCATTATTTTTCTTAGTTATAGCTGAAAAGAtctatttgaatttgaattggaaTGAGGCCATTTCCTTGTGCAGAGATTCCAATTCTTCTGTTTCTTTGATGTTCTTTGATGTTTGAGAAATCATATTATGACCCAAGATCTAGTATGGGTGGGATAATCAAAATTACCACCTTTTTGTTGTCCTGTCTTATTTGAGCTCATTGAACCATACCTCATATTTAGCCATTTAGGGCCCTGTTACATCTTTATCATAATTAggagaaaatgaaatttgagAGTTGTGGATTTTAAAGAAGACTTTCCTCTTAGGGTGGGTCTCCATACAATTTGTATGTTCTCGTGTTCCAGTGTTTTTGGTGACAGTGCAATGGCAATTACTGATAGATTGGGTCTAGGTACTGGGCTTACGGGACATATGTGGTTGCTATACCAACCACATGAGTGTTCGCAACAAACTCTTCtggattttcaattttttgacaAGTCAAAACTAGCCTGTTGAGCATGCAAGCTTTGCCCAAGTCCATGTTCCCTTATCTCAAATTTCTAGGTCTTAAACCTATTCTTAACTATGGGTTAGAGTTTCGATGGGGACCTTGGCCAAGTCCCTTTTCCCGTCTCGAGTTTCTAGGGTGCAAGGCTGCAAGCCTAATCTTACACTACGGTTGGAGTTGGATGGTAAATAATTTAATTGATGCTCATGTCTCTTTTGTGATAATGGGCTGGCAATTTTCAACCTGGTGCTACTTATAAACAGCTCTAATGAGGCCTGGTCCACCAGCCCAAAAGCTAAATGGGACTTGGCTATGCATGGGGCCAGAACTAACAGGCTAGCATGCCCACTCTATCCCGGCCCAGACCTGACCATACCCACCCAATTCCCAACTTACCATATCTTTATTACAATTgaattatttttcccttttatatttTACGCAGGTTGCTGGAACCTGCTGACTGGAAATGGGCTGGGGTCAAGCATGCCCCCTCCCCCTACTGATTTAATGATTGTATGGGTTTGGCCAGGCATATAGCCTGAGACATCTAGCTCAACCCACCTGAACCTGTGAATGCACTTCTAGTGTACTTGCTATTTGATTGACTGATATACTTATTTATCCTATATGGATGCTATTTGATGTTGACATCTTTTTTGTGGTTGCTACACTGAATCTCTGACTATTCAACACTGACTCAGCAACTTGTTGACCATGTCTAAAGACTGACTTATCTAAGACGCAaccaacaacaactcagccttatcccaactaaatggggtcagttaCATGGGTCATTGCCCTCCAATCGGCACTATTCGAGGCCATACTTGATACAatgcctaagctatgcatgtttttcctttccatttctCCTAAGGTCACTTTATGTCTACCCTtgactcttttagttccttcatcTTAAACAAATCACTCCTCTGTATTAGAGCATCCAGAGGCCTCcgtgaacatggccatgccacctcaaacgacttcctcgtagcttatcatatattggagctactcccaaatcagctctgaTATGATCTATACATCTagctcaacatcctcatctctactatTACTGATTTTATCTatatgcaacaacaacaatcataaccttatcccaactaaatggggtcggctacatggatccaatatggaAGTCATAAAATAAAGAAGCACAAaagaggttaaaatgaagaaaaatggagaTAAGAGAATAAGGTAAAGCAATAGTGAAAGACGCATCATGGGAACATCCCATATTAAGGGGTTGGCAACACGGGTCCCTATCCTTCgcaaaactctatccgaagtcatactagaATTGAGCCCTACCATATGTATATCTTTTTGTACCACTTTGTCAATGGTCATCTTAGGCATGCCCCTACCTCTTCTGAGTGCCTCTAATTGAATCTGGTCAttcttccttactggggcatccatttcttcgttgaacatggtcatactaCCTCAACCGGCTCTCATGGAGCTTGGCCTgaattggtgcaacccccaaatcgtttctaatacaatcattccttaccatatctctcctggtcttgccACACAGCCCTCTCAACATTCTAATCTCTGTTGCACTTAGTTTATTCAAAGTActcttcttgattgcccaacacTTTGCTCCATACGTCATACCTGGTCGTATAACTATCCagtaaaattttcccttgagtttaataggcattcttttgtcatatGACACTCTCgatgcacctctccatttcatccatctcactttaatcttgtgggcaacatcatcctctacaTCCCCCTCTTTGTTAATGTGGACTCCAAATATTTAAAACAGTCACTTTGGGGTAGCTCCCATTCCCTAAGtttcaccactccctcccctcctctagaTTGATTGAagggcacatcatatattttGTCTTTGTTTTGCTTATCATAAAACTTCTTGATTCCAAGCTTGATCTCTATagctccagtttagtattaattCCATCACTGTTTCATCTATCAGAACAATGTCATCAACgaatagcatacaccatggaaccGAGTATTGGATATGCCTGATTTAATCATCCATtatg from Macadamia integrifolia cultivar HAES 741 chromosome 14, SCU_Mint_v3, whole genome shotgun sequence encodes the following:
- the LOC122060517 gene encoding uncharacterized protein At2g29880-like; translation: MVDNVRNGLKTNSTFTKVGWDNITKGLEAEFKRPFAKVQLRNKMNKLRKEYNSFRALLETTGFGWDANARTATADDSVWESAIQGNKDWAKYRRNGLPMWPELLEIFSDSSAHGDRGLSQATVVTPTSTNLEFDDDLHDTDNDDSDACTGTPNGSAPPKRRLDRTPTDRRRKSHTRTLTNSAEDFRTFVRWRMEKGSTSATSTVTRPPDPIVDGPYSMISCQKLLDSLEDIPTDLYVLAQRKIHSDPRWRMSFVEVRPDRRLWMLHGLKE